One Hymenobacter cellulosilyticus genomic window, AAAAGGGCGTGCACACCGGGTGCCAGCACTTCGGTCGGCAGCGGGGTGGCCTGCTCGTTCTGCGCGCGCAGCTTCGCCGCTTTGGGGTCGCTCCACAGGCGCTGCCAATAGTCCAGGTACGCTTGGGCCGTGGCGGGGTCGCGCACGAGGTGCCCCACGTTGGAATGCCCAAAAATGCCGCCCCGGCTGAAATTGGTAGAGCCCGTCCAGACCTGCTCGGGCCTGAGCGAAGCATACGCCGGCACGGGCCGCCCGGCCGCGGGCGGCGCGGCGTCAGCCGGCGCGTGCGCCTCCTTGCGGGCCAGCACGATGAATTTATTGTGGGAAATAAAACCGACATCGGTGCTCCGGGGCGTCACGTGGTTTTCCAGGCCGTATTTCTGCACGGCCGCGCGCACGGCCGCACGCAGGGCCGTGGCGTCGGCATTGGTGGCGCGGGCGCGGTTGTCGTAAATGATTTGCACGTCGGCCCCGGCATCCACGGCCGCCTTCAAGGCCTGCATCACCGGCTCGTACGAAAACTCGTACACCGAGGCGCGCAAGGCGTATTCGGGGCCCTTGGCTTGGGCAATGAAGGCCAGCAGGGCTTCCTCCAGGCCCCTCGACAGCCAGGTATAGGCGGCCGGGCCCACCGCATCGGGCGGCTTATTGTTAAACCGGGCCGCGTAGGCCTGGCTGCCCGCGGCCCCGCGATTGAAATAAATGGCGTGGGTGCCGGTATCGACGTTTTCGGTTTCCACCTCGATTTCAACGGCATTGCCTTCCGTAATAGCTGCCGGATGGCCATAAAGCGGCACAATGCGGTAGCGGTACCGGTGGCTGTGTTGGGCCGCGTAATCTCCCCACAGGAAGTCCTGCACCGGGTGCTGCCGGCTGCTGTAAAGCTTTCCTAACTCGGGCTTTTCTACGGTTTCCTTGAACACGCGGTAGCCCTGGAGCCACTTTTCCGTGCCGGCGGTGAGGTCGGCGCGCTGAATGGCGAACCCCAGGAAGTCCTCGCGGGCAGCTTCGGTGAGCAGGTCGAAGGCCAGCAGCACGACGTACGTGCCCGCAATGGCCCGGACGGCCAGTTGGTGGTTGGTGGCGTAGGCCCTCATGGCTGGGAAGCAGAAAATAAGGCGGAAGCGAAGAAATCGGGCAACTCGGCCGCCGACGTGTCCGGGTCGTCGGCCCACCGGGGGCGGGAGGGCAGAAGTAGTACCCTCCCGTGATGTTGGACAGCACCCCGCGCCCGTACAGCGCATCAATGCCTGTATCCTTCACGGGAAAGTCCGGGTTGGTCTGCCACATCTGAATCGGCCATTCAAACTGCTTGCGCAGGTTGCGGGAGAAAGCCATGAACAGCAGCCCGCAGTTTAAGGTATTGTTTTCGTCCAGGCCGTCGAGGTAGGGATAAGCCCGGCGCAGGAAGCGGCGCTCCAGGTCGCCGGTGCCAAGCAAGTCCTGGCCCGGCCGACGCGGTTGCACCTTCCGGATGTGGGCCGTGAAGGGCGTTTCCCGCGCATCGGGCGGATGCTGAAACACCGGCGTTAGCCCGCCCGGCCCCGTGCTTTCCTTCGACAGGGGCAAGCTGTCCTTTTTATAACGGCCAATCA contains:
- a CDS encoding phospholipase D-like domain-containing protein: MRAYATNHQLAVRAIAGTYVVLLAFDLLTEAAREDFLGFAIQRADLTAGTEKWLQGYRVFKETVEKPELGKLYSSRQHPVQDFLWGDYAAQHSHRYRYRIVPLYGHPAAITEGNAVEIEVETENVDTGTHAIYFNRGAAGSQAYAARFNNKPPDAVGPAAYTWLSRGLEEALLAFIAQAKGPEYALRASVYEFSYEPVMQALKAAVDAGADVQIIYDNRARATNADATALRAAVRAAVQKYGLENHVTPRSTDVGFISHNKFIVLARKEAHAPADAAPPAAGRPVPAYASLRPEQVWTGSTNFSRGGIFGHSNVGHLVRDPATAQAYLDYWQRLWSDPKAAKLRAQNEQATPLPTEVLAPGVHALFSPRFNRKGKAVVPPADALDWYIDRMAGAQSSVFFTAAFGINARIQEQLSVPANFLRYVLLESYGNKEAAQKLKLLQRDKTLRFAAGAVLDDDSAVHNWLMREEKLTGMNEHVKFIHTKYLLIDPLGASPLVVTGSANFSDASVGNNDENMLVIHGDKRVADIYLGEFMRLFQHYQFRELARRVRSAKPQERQAAFLDATGAWLKPWFTLDTPKDRQRRLFVSHPTPA